One stretch of Thalassophryne amazonica chromosome 19, fThaAma1.1, whole genome shotgun sequence DNA includes these proteins:
- the LOC117531915 gene encoding zinc finger BED domain-containing protein 1-like → MAEAAELKSPPGMKADVWQYFGFKRYEDKDELDRTKAVCKLCQIEVKYSGNTTNLRNHLSRHHADTAKPVANQTALEKAFGVKFPSNSKRALSITEGLGIFISKDLRPYSVVENAGFKLLIKRLEPRYVLPSRKHLSETVIPQMYAKSKDTLAHSLKSAERVALTCDCWTSRNTVSYLTITCHHIDEEWRLASSVLQTRAVETSHTASNLADLLTEAIQEWGITDKNPAIVTDNAAKIVRAEQLMGHFHMGCFAHLINLASQAGLKTPAIARLLGRVRRIVAFFHRSPTASHTLKEKQQLFQLPQHKLIVDVTTRWNSSLDMLGRFLEQQPAISAALLSPDVRRRESDICTLTETDITTAEDVVKCLGPMKTATLAISEEASPTMSMVAPLQFQLLSQMTCTTEDSSVIKELKTAVHNNLNSRYEALTETLCVASSLDPRFKTLLFLSGEARDAVFLKLTSEAAHLNPSTDETTPEQEDTSHGSTDVAVPAPTQPKRQKDSSALMALLGSAYTPPETPLQRKTTPTERAEEEVATYRKVPSIPLSQNPLTWWQVHAGDFPLLAGLVKQYLCIPGTSVPSERVFSTAGDIVSAQRSCLTPQHVDQLLFLQKNYRIPED, encoded by the exons ATGGCCGAAGCTGCAGAGCTAAAATCACCACCTGGAATGAAAGCTGATGTTTGGCAATACTTTGGATTCAAACGTTACGAGGACAAAGACGAACTAGACAGAACAAAAGCAGTGTGCAAACTGTGCCAAATAGAGGTAAAATATAGTGGCAATACCACCAATCTccgcaaccacttatccaggcacCACGCCGACACAGCTAAACCTGTCGCGAACCAAACAGCACTGGAAAAGGCATTTGGTGTTAAATTTCCCTCGAATTCTAAGCGTGCCTTGAGCATAACCGAGGGTCTCGGAATATTTATTAGTAAAGACCTACGACCCTACAGTGTGGTAGAAAATGCTGGATTCAAACTACTGATCAAGAGACTAGAACCACGCTATGTCCTGCCCAGTCGCAAACATCTGAGCGAAACGGTAATTCCACAAATGTATGCGAAATCAAAAGATACCCTTGCACATTCGCTGAAATCTGCCGAGAGAGTGGCACTGACCTGCGACTGCTGGACCTCCAGAAATACCGTGTCTTACCTGACTATTACGTGCCATCACATTGACGAGGAATGGAGGCTAGCTTCTAGTGTTCTACAGACCAGAGCAGTTGAAACGAGCCACACTGCAAGTAATCTCGCTGATCTGCTCACCGAAGCCATACAGGAGTGGGGAATCACTGACAAAAACCCCGCAATTGTTACGGATAATGCAGCCAAAATTGTGAGAGCGGAGCAATTAATGGGCCATTTTCACATGGGCTGTTTTGCACATCTCATCAACTTGGCATCCCAAGCAGGACTAAAAACTCCTGCTATCGCACGCTTACTGGGGCGGGTAAGGCGAATTGTGGCGTTTTTTCACCGAAGCCCCACTGCGAGCCACACACTAaaagagaagcagcagctctTTCAATTGCCACAACACAAGCTCATTGTGGACGTCACGACCAGGTGGAACAGCTCCCTGGATATGCTGGGACGTTTCCTCGAGCAGCagccagccatctctgcagcgctGCTGTCACCTGACGTCCGCAGGAGGGAAAGCGATATATGCACTTTAACGGAGACAGACATCACCACCGCAGAGGACGTGGTGAAATGCCTAGGGCCAATGAAGACGGCCACGCTCGCCATCTCCGAGGAGGCATCTCCAACTATGTCCATGGTTGCACCACTGCAGTTTCAGCTTCTGAGTCAGATGACATGTACTACTGAAGACTCTTCTGTGATTAAGGAGCTCAAAACAGCAGTTCATAACAATTTGAACTCAAG ATATGAAGCCCTGACGGAGACCTTGTGTGTAGCATCATCATTGGATCCACGTTTCAAGACCCTACTATTCCTGTCTGGTGAGGCACGTGATGCTGTCTTCTTGAAATTGACCTCTGAAGCTGCTCATCTGAACCCATCAACTGAT GAAACTACACCAGAGCAAGAAGACACCTCCCATGGTTCAACTGATGTGGCTGTGCCTGCACCAACTCAACCAAAGAGGCAAAAAGACTCATCTGCTCTGATGGCTTTACTGGGGTCAGCCTACACACCACCAGAAACTCCACTACAAAggaaaactactcccactgaaagggcTGAGGAAGAGGTCGCCACCTACAGGAAAGTACCATCTATTCCTCTTTCTCAAAATCCACTGACATGGTGGCAGGTGCATGCAGGGGATTTTCCTCTTCTGGCAGGCCTAGTAAAGCAGTACCTTTGCATACCCGGGACCAGTGTTCCATCTGAGCGAGTCTTCTCAACCGCTGGAGACATTGTTAGTGCTCAAAGGAGCTGCCTCACTCCACAGCACGTAGACCAGCTCCTTTTTCTCCAGAAAAATTACAGAATTCCTGAAGACTAG